The genomic window GTATAAGTAAGACCACTTTTCTGGATATACTCTTCAGCTTGTTTTTTCCACACCAAAATCAGCCAAAACAAGTTTAGCGGATGGAAAAGCTGGGAAGTACACAATGAAGAAACGAAGACAAAATGCTCAATTCCCTTTACCTTAGCAGCATCTACTAAATTTTTACTCCCTTCAAAATCTACCTTATAGGGGCCAGTGGGGTCAAAGCTAGGTTTTGCCCCAGTAGCAACCAACAGAATTGTGCTATCTCCCAACCCAGCAGTCAGACTTTCTGGTTGTAACACGTCGCCTACCACCAATTCGACTTCAGGAGACAGAATACCCCTGGCTTTCTCTACATCCCTCACCAAGGCTCGGACGGGAATATTCCGCGCTATTAATTCTTGCACAATCCGGCGACCTGTTTCACCCGTTGCCCC from Nostoc sp. UHCC 0926 includes these protein-coding regions:
- a CDS encoding NAD(P)H-binding protein, with protein sequence MKAFVAGATGETGRRIVQELIARNIPVRALVRDVEKARGILSPEVELVVGDVLQPESLTAGLGDSTILLVATGAKPSFDPTGPYKVDFEGSKNLVDAAKVKGIEHFVFVSSLCTSQLFHPLNLFWLILVWKKQAEEYIQKSGLTYTIVRPGGLKNEDNLDAIVMQSADTLFDGSIPRQKVAQVAVEALFEADARNKIVEIVAKPEAASKSFKELFQQC